A DNA window from Sphingomonas profundi contains the following coding sequences:
- a CDS encoding glutathione S-transferase family protein, whose translation MIDFYHFPSPNTWKVAIMLEECGLPYRVRIVDIAADQQFAPDFLAISPNNRVPAIVDHDAPGGPRSVFESGAILVYLAEKTGRFLAAEGPARTEAFEWLFWQHGGLGPMAGQAHHFARAAPPGNDYAAARYVAEAARLYGVLDRRLAGRAWIAGDYGVADIACWGWVWFHRMHGQSLADFPQVRRWFNAMAARPAVARGRAVGVADLSVERQAIYDGPYYAAADDPARDS comes from the coding sequence ATGATCGATTTCTACCACTTCCCGTCGCCCAACACCTGGAAGGTGGCGATCATGCTCGAGGAGTGCGGCCTGCCCTACCGGGTGCGCATCGTCGATATCGCCGCCGATCAGCAGTTCGCCCCCGACTTCCTGGCGATCTCGCCGAACAACCGGGTGCCCGCGATCGTCGATCACGATGCGCCGGGCGGCCCCCGGTCGGTGTTCGAATCGGGCGCGATCCTGGTCTATCTGGCGGAGAAGACCGGCCGCTTCCTCGCCGCCGAAGGGCCGGCGCGGACGGAGGCGTTCGAGTGGCTGTTCTGGCAGCATGGCGGGCTCGGCCCGATGGCCGGGCAGGCGCACCATTTCGCCCGCGCGGCACCGCCCGGCAACGACTATGCCGCCGCCCGCTACGTGGCGGAGGCGGCGCGGCTCTACGGCGTGCTCGACCGGCGGCTGGCCGGGCGCGCGTGGATCGCCGGCGACTACGGCGTCGCCGACATCGCCTGCTGGGGCTGGGTGTGGTTCCACCGCATGCACGGCCAGTCCCTCGCCGATTTCCCGCAGGTGCGCCGCTGGTTCAACGCGATGGCGGCGCGGCCGGCGGTGGCACGCGGCCGCGCCGTCGGCGTTGCCGACCTGTCGGTGGAGCGGCAGGCGATTTACGACGGACCCTATTACGCGGCCGCCGACGATCCCGCGCGGGACAGCTGA
- a CDS encoding nucleoside deaminase: MPFPLPSPMRLALDLAREAALAGEVPVGAVVMRGQAVVATSANAMRSLRDPTAHAEMIAIRRAAEALEAERLVDCDLWVTLEPCAMCAGAIAHARIARLYYGAADPKGGAVAHGPRLFAQPTCHHRPEIYCGIGEPESAAMLRAFFGARR, translated from the coding sequence ATGCCGTTCCCGCTGCCATCGCCGATGCGCCTCGCGCTCGATCTCGCGCGAGAGGCAGCGCTGGCGGGGGAAGTACCCGTCGGTGCGGTGGTGATGCGCGGGCAGGCGGTTGTCGCAACGTCCGCCAACGCGATGCGCAGCCTGCGCGACCCGACCGCCCACGCCGAGATGATCGCCATCCGCCGTGCCGCCGAGGCACTCGAAGCGGAACGCCTGGTCGACTGCGACCTGTGGGTGACGCTTGAGCCTTGCGCGATGTGCGCCGGCGCCATCGCCCACGCCCGCATCGCCCGGCTCTATTATGGCGCGGCCGATCCCAAGGGCGGCGCCGTAGCGCACGGCCCGCGGCTGTTCGCCCAGCCGACCTGCCATCACCGTCCCGAAATCTACTGCGGCATCGGCGAGCCGGAGTCGGCGGCCATGCTGCGCGCCTTCTTCGGCGCGCGCCGGTGA
- a CDS encoding YqaE/Pmp3 family membrane protein produces MASKPSTPATASAAAIVAALLLPPLGVYLMHGLGAPFWIAAALTCVGFLPGVVFALVMVLRPDFIRRARTA; encoded by the coding sequence ATGGCAAGTAAGCCGTCCACTCCTGCAACTGCGAGCGCGGCGGCCATCGTCGCCGCGCTCCTGCTGCCGCCGCTCGGCGTGTACCTGATGCACGGATTGGGCGCGCCGTTCTGGATCGCCGCGGCGCTCACCTGCGTGGGATTTCTGCCGGGAGTCGTATTCGCGCTGGTAATGGTGCTGCGGCCGGACTTTATCCGACGGGCACGGACCGCCTAG
- the rpmB gene encoding 50S ribosomal protein L28, translating into MARICELTGKGRQVGHNVSHANNKTKRTFLPNLQNVTLLSDALGTGVKLRVSTHGLRSVEHVGGLDNWLLKTSDTDLSLRARRLKRDIAKKIAA; encoded by the coding sequence ATGGCGCGCATCTGCGAGCTGACCGGCAAGGGCCGGCAGGTGGGTCACAACGTATCCCACGCGAACAACAAGACGAAGCGGACGTTTTTGCCCAACCTGCAGAACGTCACCCTGCTGTCCGATGCGCTGGGCACCGGCGTGAAGCTGCGCGTGTCGACCCACGGCCTGCGCTCGGTCGAGCATGTCGGCGGGCTCGACAACTGGCTGCTGAAGACCTCGGATACCGATCTCTCGCTGCGTGCGCGTCGCCTGAAGCGCGATATCGCCAAGAAGATCGCCGCCTGA